A section of the Cutibacterium granulosum genome encodes:
- a CDS encoding alpha-1,4-glucan--maltose-1-phosphate maltosyltransferase encodes MPESSPDAPVQQCSVIPESSATTPRHAAPDDGTDLQDPPIDRPGQPPLRGFGRIGVHDVQPVVEGGRLPAYAVVDEEFEVTAHVFREGHDKVGATVVLTAPDGRELRTDMCQQEPMGLDIWSARVHADATGSWTMHVEGWSDLWHTWHHAAQAKLAADIDVDLVRAEGVCLAETAFDRARDAGYDADSEIIGAGLSRLKSAGNAQALLTDVVGWEEFCEVMARHADRDLVSPTQRTPLLVERRRALYGSWYEFFLRSQGAHRRPDGSWVSGTFASSEKRLDEIAAMGFDVVYLPPIHPIGSAFRKGPNNTLDAGPNDPGSPWAIGSPDGGHDSIHPDLGTFDDFDHFVAHAHSLGLEVALDFALQASPDHPWVHEHPEWFTTRVDGTIAYAENPPKKYQDIYPINFDNDPEGIYHECVRILELWIAHGVTIFRVDNPHTKPINFWAWLMATMRRRHPEVIFLAEAFTRPEMMQALAKVGFQQGYSYFVWRSAKWELEEFLTEVSTQTSAWYRPNFFVNTPDINPYYLQDGNPAAFAIRAILAATMSPSWGMYSGYELCEHVPLPGREEYDHSEKYEYRPRDYSGEPNLSVLITRLNEIRREHPALQQLRDVTVHHAPDDRILVFSKKSGSDVVIVAVSLDPVWGASSQVMLDMAALGLRSDAQFDVHDELTGADFTWSQQAWVNLYPAQPAHILTVRGSH; translated from the coding sequence ATGCCCGAATCATCCCCGGACGCACCGGTGCAGCAGTGTTCCGTGATCCCGGAATCCTCCGCCACCACACCACGACACGCCGCCCCCGACGACGGCACCGACCTCCAGGACCCTCCCATCGATCGCCCCGGACAGCCCCCATTGCGGGGTTTCGGACGTATCGGGGTCCATGACGTGCAGCCTGTGGTCGAGGGGGGTCGACTGCCCGCCTACGCCGTCGTCGACGAGGAGTTCGAGGTCACCGCGCACGTGTTTCGTGAGGGCCACGACAAGGTGGGAGCCACCGTCGTGCTCACCGCACCGGACGGACGCGAGCTGCGTACCGACATGTGCCAGCAGGAACCCATGGGACTGGACATCTGGTCGGCTCGGGTGCACGCGGACGCCACTGGTTCGTGGACCATGCATGTCGAGGGGTGGTCGGATCTGTGGCACACCTGGCACCATGCCGCGCAGGCCAAGCTTGCTGCCGACATTGACGTCGACCTGGTACGGGCCGAGGGTGTTTGCCTAGCCGAAACCGCCTTCGATCGTGCCCGTGATGCCGGGTACGACGCCGACTCCGAGATCATTGGTGCGGGGCTCAGCCGTCTCAAGTCGGCAGGCAACGCTCAGGCCCTGCTCACCGATGTCGTGGGCTGGGAGGAGTTCTGTGAGGTCATGGCGCGTCATGCCGATCGAGACCTCGTGAGCCCGACGCAACGCACTCCCCTGCTCGTCGAGCGCCGTCGGGCGCTGTACGGGTCGTGGTACGAGTTCTTCCTCCGTTCCCAGGGTGCCCATCGCCGTCCCGACGGCAGCTGGGTGTCCGGCACCTTCGCCAGTTCCGAGAAACGTCTGGACGAGATCGCTGCCATGGGCTTCGACGTCGTCTACCTGCCACCGATCCATCCGATCGGTTCGGCATTCCGCAAGGGGCCGAACAACACCTTGGATGCCGGGCCGAATGATCCGGGATCGCCGTGGGCCATCGGCTCGCCAGACGGTGGCCATGACTCGATCCACCCGGACCTGGGCACCTTCGATGACTTCGACCACTTCGTGGCACATGCCCATTCCCTGGGCCTTGAGGTCGCCCTGGACTTCGCCCTGCAGGCCTCCCCGGACCATCCATGGGTGCATGAGCACCCGGAGTGGTTCACCACCCGAGTGGATGGCACCATCGCCTATGCGGAGAATCCGCCGAAGAAGTACCAGGACATCTACCCCATCAACTTCGACAACGATCCAGAAGGCATCTACCACGAGTGCGTGCGCATCCTGGAACTCTGGATCGCCCACGGCGTGACGATCTTCCGGGTGGACAATCCGCACACCAAGCCGATCAATTTCTGGGCCTGGCTCATGGCGACCATGCGTCGCCGTCATCCCGAGGTCATCTTCCTGGCGGAGGCATTCACCCGACCGGAAATGATGCAGGCCTTGGCCAAGGTGGGATTCCAGCAGGGATATTCCTACTTCGTGTGGCGCAGCGCGAAATGGGAGTTGGAGGAATTCCTCACCGAGGTGTCCACACAGACCTCTGCCTGGTATCGACCCAATTTCTTCGTCAACACCCCTGACATCAACCCCTACTACCTGCAGGACGGCAACCCTGCTGCATTCGCCATTCGCGCGATTCTGGCCGCGACGATGAGCCCGTCGTGGGGAATGTATTCCGGGTACGAATTGTGCGAGCACGTGCCATTGCCCGGTCGTGAGGAGTATGACCACTCCGAGAAGTACGAGTACCGACCGCGCGACTACTCCGGCGAACCCAATCTCAGTGTCCTCATCACTCGGCTCAACGAGATCCGCAGAGAGCACCCCGCTCTGCAACAGCTTCGTGACGTGACGGTCCACCACGCCCCTGACGATCGCATCCTGGTCTTCTCCAAGAAGTCCGGTTCCGACGTCGTCATCGTTGCCGTGAGCCTGGATCCGGTGTGGGGGGCGAGCAGCCAGGTGATGCTCGACATGGCGGCACTTGGCCTGAGGTCCGACGCCCAGTTCGACGTCCACGATGAACTCACCGGAGCCGATTTCACCTGGTCCCAACAGGCCTGGGTGAACCTGTACCCGGCTCAACCGGCACACATTCTCACCGTCCGAGGGAGTCACTGA
- the treS gene encoding maltose alpha-D-glucosyltransferase produces the protein MSAEELAGALDDVRPTGSLDRTDTQWFRTAVFYEVLVRSFKDSNGDGIGDFKGLESKLDYLQWLGVDCLWLPPFYDSPLRDGGYDISDYRWIREELGTIEDFKTFLDSAHDRGLRVIIDFVMNHTSDSHPWFQASRSDPDGPFGNFYVWSDTDEKYSDARIIFLDTEKSNWKWDEERGQYYWHRFFHHQPDLNFDEPRVIDEMFNAVRYWMDMGIDGFRLDAVPYLVEEDGTNCENLSGTHQILKDLRAMVDREYPGRILLCEANQWPEDVVEYFGAGDECQMAFHFPVMPRLFMALRQHSRQSISDILARTPQIPDGCQWGTFLRNHDELTLEMVTAQEREYLWGQYAPEHRMRCNLGIRRRLATLVGNDQDQIRLLHAMLLTLPGSPVLYYGDEIGMGDDPWLPDRDGVRTPMQWDNSPSAGFSDAPPEKFHLPVIDQFGYRPARVNVERQMEDPSSQLVWLRSMLAVRRRYPVFGTGEFIDLGGDDEAILAFLRRDRTSTILCLVNLSPDERRYVGVLPQFGGHRVVNMLRDEPFGPLDPAGTVEYDLAGWGFAWILLHHGEDH, from the coding sequence ATGTCAGCCGAGGAGCTGGCCGGAGCACTGGACGACGTCCGCCCCACGGGCTCCTTGGACCGCACCGACACCCAGTGGTTCCGCACCGCCGTCTTCTACGAGGTGCTGGTGCGTTCCTTCAAGGACTCCAATGGCGACGGTATTGGCGACTTCAAGGGACTGGAATCCAAACTGGACTACCTGCAGTGGCTGGGCGTGGACTGCCTGTGGCTCCCACCGTTCTACGACTCCCCATTGCGCGATGGTGGATACGACATCAGCGATTATCGGTGGATTCGTGAGGAATTGGGAACGATCGAGGACTTCAAGACATTCCTTGATTCCGCCCATGACCGCGGCCTGCGCGTCATCATCGATTTCGTCATGAACCATACCTCGGACTCCCATCCGTGGTTCCAGGCTTCCCGCAGTGATCCCGATGGCCCATTCGGCAATTTCTACGTGTGGTCCGACACCGATGAGAAGTACTCGGACGCCCGCATCATCTTTCTCGACACCGAGAAGTCCAACTGGAAATGGGACGAGGAACGGGGGCAGTACTATTGGCACCGGTTCTTCCACCACCAACCCGATCTCAATTTCGACGAGCCACGAGTCATCGACGAGATGTTCAATGCCGTGCGGTACTGGATGGACATGGGAATCGACGGTTTTCGGCTCGACGCCGTGCCCTACCTCGTCGAGGAGGATGGGACGAATTGTGAGAATCTTTCCGGGACCCACCAGATCCTCAAGGACCTGCGAGCCATGGTCGACAGGGAATATCCGGGACGTATCCTGCTCTGCGAGGCCAATCAATGGCCTGAGGACGTCGTCGAGTACTTCGGGGCCGGTGACGAGTGCCAGATGGCCTTCCACTTCCCGGTGATGCCGCGTCTGTTCATGGCCCTCCGACAGCATTCTCGCCAGAGCATCTCGGACATTCTTGCCCGAACCCCACAGATCCCGGATGGCTGCCAGTGGGGCACCTTCCTGCGCAATCACGACGAACTCACCTTGGAGATGGTCACGGCGCAGGAGCGGGAATACCTGTGGGGCCAGTACGCCCCGGAACATCGCATGCGGTGCAATCTCGGCATACGCCGCCGACTGGCCACCCTGGTGGGCAACGATCAGGACCAGATCCGTCTGCTCCACGCCATGCTGCTCACCCTGCCAGGCTCCCCGGTGCTCTACTACGGCGACGAGATCGGTATGGGCGACGACCCCTGGCTACCGGATAGGGACGGTGTACGCACCCCGATGCAGTGGGACAATTCGCCCTCGGCAGGGTTCTCGGACGCTCCGCCGGAGAAATTCCACCTGCCCGTCATCGACCAGTTCGGTTACCGTCCAGCACGTGTCAACGTCGAGCGTCAGATGGAGGATCCCTCCTCCCAACTGGTCTGGTTGCGCTCCATGCTCGCGGTGCGACGTCGATACCCGGTGTTCGGCACCGGTGAGTTCATCGATCTGGGTGGCGACGACGAGGCCATCCTCGCCTTCCTGCGTCGTGACCGGACGAGCACCATCCTGTGCCTTGTGAACCTCAGCCCGGACGAACGCAGGTACGTCGGCGTCCTGCCGCAGTTCGGTGGGCACCGGGTGGTCAACATGCTGCGCGACGAGCCCTTCGGCCCCTTGGATCCTGCTGGCACGGTGGAGTACGACCTGGCGGGATGGGGTTTTGCCTGGATCCTGTTGCACCATGGGGAGGACCATTGA
- a CDS encoding phosphotransferase — protein MTHRSTADLGSLWAHMSAARWFSGKGRGGRLIALTALSPVITEPSVRHVIATVGYPEGPDEYYQLLLSAASKDDEDVLLVDSEGAWRDATNDPDALLAWARAILSGAVDPTARGAEGHWSIDTYRPVDGSRVRTARRFGGEQSNTSIELDDTLIIKLFRRLEPGENLDIVRHRGLNEAGVTSVATVHAAMHATVGVPGHHVASAEHPTTCPSDITLALTTDLAMVVERLPHPRDGWQYFCDRARDLDDAGDDARLIGAGLAAIHRALADFSTPTTVSGTRIADAMSARLHRACHRVPDLIELQPALVQIFDPLRAMSVPVQPVHGDFHLGQTLLTDDGWRIIDFEGEPLKTAQERRQPDSRWKDVAGMVRSLSYATSATPDPHSTESQQWYRCARAAFLDGYGAATGRERNILAAYEADKAIYETVYEKLNRPEWIDVPLTALHELIG, from the coding sequence ATGACGCACCGCTCAACGGCAGATCTCGGCTCCCTGTGGGCACACATGAGTGCCGCGCGATGGTTCTCCGGCAAGGGACGCGGCGGCCGACTGATCGCACTCACTGCTCTGTCACCAGTCATCACCGAACCATCGGTGCGTCACGTCATCGCAACCGTGGGCTACCCCGAGGGGCCGGATGAGTACTACCAACTCCTGCTCAGCGCGGCCAGCAAAGACGACGAGGACGTCCTGCTCGTCGATTCCGAAGGTGCGTGGCGAGATGCGACGAATGACCCAGATGCCCTACTGGCCTGGGCGCGGGCCATCCTCTCCGGTGCCGTCGATCCCACAGCGCGTGGTGCTGAAGGGCACTGGAGCATCGACACCTATCGTCCGGTGGACGGGTCGAGGGTGCGCACCGCACGGCGCTTCGGCGGGGAGCAGTCGAACACGTCGATAGAACTCGACGACACCCTCATCATCAAACTGTTCCGCCGTCTGGAGCCCGGGGAGAACCTGGACATCGTCCGGCACCGTGGCCTCAACGAGGCGGGTGTCACCTCGGTCGCCACCGTGCATGCCGCGATGCACGCCACGGTGGGCGTACCCGGACACCACGTCGCATCGGCCGAGCACCCCACGACCTGCCCGTCCGACATCACCTTGGCCCTCACCACCGATCTCGCCATGGTCGTCGAGCGACTTCCCCATCCCCGTGACGGCTGGCAGTACTTCTGTGACAGGGCCCGTGATCTGGACGATGCAGGTGACGACGCCCGTCTGATCGGAGCAGGCCTTGCCGCCATCCACCGTGCCCTAGCCGATTTCAGTACGCCGACCACCGTCTCGGGAACTCGCATTGCCGACGCCATGTCGGCTCGACTCCACCGGGCCTGTCATCGGGTACCCGATCTCATCGAACTGCAGCCGGCACTGGTGCAGATCTTCGATCCACTGCGGGCAATGTCCGTTCCGGTGCAACCGGTGCACGGCGACTTCCACCTGGGACAGACCCTGCTCACCGACGACGGCTGGCGCATCATCGACTTCGAGGGCGAGCCGCTCAAGACGGCGCAGGAACGCCGGCAACCGGATTCTCGCTGGAAGGACGTCGCCGGGATGGTGCGCTCCCTCTCCTACGCCACCAGCGCGACCCCCGACCCGCACAGCACCGAGTCCCAGCAGTGGTACCGATGCGCACGAGCCGCCTTCCTGGACGGGTATGGTGCTGCCACTGGTCGGGAGCGGAACATCCTTGCTGCCTATGAGGCCGACAAGGCGATATACGAGACGGTGTACGAGAAACTCAATCGTCCCGAATGGATCGATGTGCCCTTGACGGCGCTGCATGAGCTCATCGGCTGA